In Melanotaenia boesemani isolate fMelBoe1 chromosome 18, fMelBoe1.pri, whole genome shotgun sequence, the following proteins share a genomic window:
- the chodl gene encoding chondrolectin isoform X2, whose protein sequence is MTSHPEMLLMLGAVTVTVVVQVNTTRVMSGQTVCLGGPEHPCYKIAYFHDMSSRVSFKEAQQACEMDGGSLLSIESPSEQKDIENLLQALRSGAVGSAGGRGGIADGDFWIGLTRVDGVDQTHSEFSNTFTSCPQLYQWTDGSVATFRNWYFDEPSCGGEACVVMYHQPTALHGLGGPYLYQWNDDRCNMKHNFICKYEPESHLVKEHGDTPVGRDSATAGVVTQSAGSEEVPPQVTMTGASGMLLLYVVIPTIPLLLLILVASGSCCFQMLSRSHPHTKTAADQSTLWISRTPKPDSMEV, encoded by the exons atgacttcTCATCCAGAGATGCTGCTGATGCTGGGGGCCGTCACGGTGACGGTGGTGGTCCAGGTGAACACGACGCGAGTGATGAGCG GTCAGACGGTGTGTTTGGGAGGTCCTGAGCATCCCTGCTACAAGATCGCATACTTCCATGACATGTCGAGCCGAGTCTCCTTCAAGGAGGCGCAGCAGGCCTgtgagatggatggaggatCACTGCTCAGCATCGAGAGTCCAAGTGAGCAGAAAGACATCGAAAACTTGCTACAG GCGTTGCGTTCAGGAGCAGTGGGCagtgcaggaggaagaggaggtatAGCAGATGGTGATTTCTGGATCGGCCTGACTCGGGTGGACGGAGTTGATCAGACTCACTCTGAATTCAGCAACACCTTCACTTCTTGTCCACAGCTCTACCAGTGGACCGACGGCAGTGTGGCGACCTTCAG GAACTGGTATTTTGACGAGCCATCGTGTGGAGGGGAAGCCTGTGTTGTGATGTACCATCAGCCAACTGCACTTCATGGTCTGGGCGGGCCTTATCTCTACCAATGGAACGACGACCGCTGCAACATGAAGCACAACTTCATCTGCAAGTATGAGCCAG AGAGCCATCTTGTGAAGGAACACGGAGACACACCTGTTGGGCGGGACTCAG CGACTGCAGGTGTGGTCACTCAGTCAGCAGGCAGTGAGGAGGTACCCCCACAGGTCACCATGACCGGAGCTTCAG GCATGTTGCTGCTGTACGTCGTCATCCCTACGATcccgctgctgctgctcatcctGGTGGCTTCTGGGTCGTGTTGCTTCCAGATGCTCAGCAGAAG CCACCCTCACACAAAGACCGCCGCCGACCAGTCAACCCTGTGGATCTCCAGGACACCCAAACCCGACAGCATGGAGGTGTGA
- the chodl gene encoding chondrolectin isoform X1 codes for MTSHPEMLLMLGAVTVTVVVQVNTTRVMSGQTVCLGGPEHPCYKIAYFHDMSSRVSFKEAQQACEMDGGSLLSIESPSEQKDIENLLQALRSGAVGSAGGRGGIADGDFWIGLTRVDGVDQTHSEFSNTFTSCPQLYQWTDGSVATFRNWYFDEPSCGGEACVVMYHQPTALHGLGGPYLYQWNDDRCNMKHNFICKYEPESHLVKEHGDTPVGRDSAATAGVVTQSAGSEEVPPQVTMTGASGMLLLYVVIPTIPLLLLILVASGSCCFQMLSRSHPHTKTAADQSTLWISRTPKPDSMEV; via the exons atgacttcTCATCCAGAGATGCTGCTGATGCTGGGGGCCGTCACGGTGACGGTGGTGGTCCAGGTGAACACGACGCGAGTGATGAGCG GTCAGACGGTGTGTTTGGGAGGTCCTGAGCATCCCTGCTACAAGATCGCATACTTCCATGACATGTCGAGCCGAGTCTCCTTCAAGGAGGCGCAGCAGGCCTgtgagatggatggaggatCACTGCTCAGCATCGAGAGTCCAAGTGAGCAGAAAGACATCGAAAACTTGCTACAG GCGTTGCGTTCAGGAGCAGTGGGCagtgcaggaggaagaggaggtatAGCAGATGGTGATTTCTGGATCGGCCTGACTCGGGTGGACGGAGTTGATCAGACTCACTCTGAATTCAGCAACACCTTCACTTCTTGTCCACAGCTCTACCAGTGGACCGACGGCAGTGTGGCGACCTTCAG GAACTGGTATTTTGACGAGCCATCGTGTGGAGGGGAAGCCTGTGTTGTGATGTACCATCAGCCAACTGCACTTCATGGTCTGGGCGGGCCTTATCTCTACCAATGGAACGACGACCGCTGCAACATGAAGCACAACTTCATCTGCAAGTATGAGCCAG AGAGCCATCTTGTGAAGGAACACGGAGACACACCTGTTGGGCGGGACTCAG CAGCGACTGCAGGTGTGGTCACTCAGTCAGCAGGCAGTGAGGAGGTACCCCCACAGGTCACCATGACCGGAGCTTCAG GCATGTTGCTGCTGTACGTCGTCATCCCTACGATcccgctgctgctgctcatcctGGTGGCTTCTGGGTCGTGTTGCTTCCAGATGCTCAGCAGAAG CCACCCTCACACAAAGACCGCCGCCGACCAGTCAACCCTGTGGATCTCCAGGACACCCAAACCCGACAGCATGGAGGTGTGA